A region of Micromonospora chokoriensis DNA encodes the following proteins:
- a CDS encoding GAP family protein: MSPELLLSLVGLALIDSTSIGTLFIPVWLLLAPGPVNARRILGYLATVAGFYLGVGLLLVFGGSTLADALGGALDNRGVFWAQLVLGVGMLALSFRYDGKRRPRTGGVLRWRDRATAGDSSVRWLVGLALLAALAEVATMLPYLGAVGLLATSGVGSATVVALLAGYCLVMVLPAVLLLGARVARPAMVEPVLARLNNWIVNKAGSALGWILGIAGFLIARDAAFRLGLFDLLDR, from the coding sequence GTGAGCCCCGAATTGCTGCTGTCGCTGGTCGGGCTGGCGCTGATCGACAGCACCAGCATCGGCACCCTGTTCATCCCGGTCTGGTTGCTGCTCGCCCCCGGGCCGGTCAACGCCCGACGGATCCTGGGCTATCTCGCCACGGTCGCGGGTTTCTACCTGGGGGTGGGGCTGCTGCTGGTCTTCGGTGGCAGCACGCTCGCGGACGCGCTGGGCGGTGCGCTGGACAACCGCGGGGTGTTCTGGGCGCAACTCGTCCTCGGCGTCGGCATGCTGGCGCTCAGCTTCCGCTACGACGGCAAACGGCGTCCGCGTACCGGTGGTGTGCTGCGGTGGCGGGACCGGGCCACCGCCGGCGACTCCTCGGTCCGGTGGCTGGTCGGGCTCGCCCTGCTCGCCGCGCTCGCCGAGGTGGCGACCATGCTGCCGTACCTCGGTGCGGTGGGGTTGCTGGCCACCTCCGGAGTCGGTTCGGCGACCGTGGTGGCGTTGCTCGCCGGATACTGCCTGGTCATGGTGCTGCCGGCGGTGCTCCTGCTGGGTGCCAGGGTGGCCCGCCCGGCGATGGTGGAGCCGGTGCTCGCCCGGCTCAACAACTGGATCGTGAACAAGGCGGGCAGCGCGTTGGGCTGGATCCTCGGCATCGCCGGCTTCCTGATCGCCCGCGACGCCGCCTTCCGACTCGGCCTGTTCGACCTGCTCGATCGCTGA
- the fdhD gene encoding formate dehydrogenase accessory sulfurtransferase FdhD — MGRATDRRGVLRIDLEAVTAGRGSVRRPDTLAVEEPLEIRVGAAGPGRRRPLAVTMRTPGDDLDLAIGFLLTEGLIRSTDDVSTAQLCAGAETPNTYNVVDVVLAPGVPAPTTDPSRNFYTTSSCGVCGKASIDAVRTRSLFPVAADPLSVSATLLTELPDRLRAAQRGFDRTGGLHAAGLFTHDGELVVLREDVGRHNAVDKVIGWAVRERRLPLAGHLLLVSGRASFELTQKAWMAGLPLLAAVSAPSTLAVELADEAGMTLVGFLRGRTMNVYAGPHRITVEQPA, encoded by the coding sequence ATGGGACGGGCAACTGATCGGCGGGGCGTACTCCGAATCGACCTGGAAGCGGTGACCGCCGGACGTGGATCCGTCCGTCGTCCGGACACGCTCGCCGTCGAGGAGCCGCTGGAGATCCGCGTGGGCGCGGCCGGTCCCGGTCGCCGACGGCCGCTCGCCGTCACCATGCGCACCCCCGGTGACGACCTCGACCTGGCCATCGGGTTCCTGCTGACGGAAGGGCTGATCCGGTCGACGGACGACGTGTCGACCGCCCAGCTCTGCGCGGGCGCGGAGACGCCGAACACGTACAACGTGGTGGATGTGGTGCTCGCGCCCGGCGTGCCGGCACCGACCACCGACCCGTCCCGGAACTTCTACACGACGAGTTCCTGCGGGGTCTGCGGCAAGGCGAGCATCGACGCGGTACGCACCCGGTCCCTGTTTCCGGTCGCGGCGGATCCACTCAGTGTCTCGGCGACGCTCCTCACCGAACTGCCCGACCGGCTCCGCGCCGCCCAGCGCGGCTTCGACCGGACCGGTGGACTCCACGCGGCGGGGCTGTTCACCCACGACGGTGAGCTGGTGGTGCTCCGGGAGGACGTGGGCCGGCACAACGCCGTGGACAAGGTGATCGGCTGGGCGGTCCGGGAACGACGCCTCCCACTGGCCGGGCACCTGCTGCTGGTCTCCGGGCGGGCCAGCTTCGAGCTGACCCAGAAGGCGTGGATGGCGGGGCTGCCGCTGCTGGCCGCGGTGTCCGCCCCGAGCACCCTCGCCGTCGAACTGGCCGACGAGGCGGGGATGACACTGGTCGGTTTCCTGCGCGGCCGGACGATGAACGTCTACGCCGGGCCACACCGGATCACGGTGGAGCAGCCGGCCTGA
- the mobA gene encoding molybdenum cofactor guanylyltransferase has product MGTYAAVVLAGGAARRMGGVDKPAVPVGGRPMRDRVLAAVADATPRVLVGPVDAVPNGVWVVREDPPGGGPVAAAAAGLAVLDPDTTLVALLAADLPLLTRSAIGELLDQLGRVDPQPDGACFVDGDGRRQSLCGVWRVPALRAGLDRLAAERGGSLSGAPVRALLAGLVTREVPWSGDGPPPWFDCDTDEDVRRAEEWAR; this is encoded by the coding sequence ATGGGGACGTACGCCGCTGTGGTGCTCGCGGGTGGGGCGGCCCGCCGGATGGGCGGCGTGGACAAGCCCGCGGTCCCGGTCGGGGGCCGACCGATGCGTGACCGGGTGCTGGCTGCCGTTGCCGACGCCACCCCACGGGTGCTGGTCGGTCCGGTCGATGCCGTGCCGAACGGGGTGTGGGTCGTTCGGGAGGACCCGCCCGGAGGCGGCCCGGTCGCCGCGGCGGCGGCCGGGTTGGCGGTGCTCGACCCGGATACGACGCTGGTCGCGTTGCTCGCCGCGGACCTGCCGCTGCTGACGCGTTCCGCGATCGGCGAGTTGCTGGACCAGCTCGGCCGGGTCGATCCGCAGCCCGACGGGGCCTGCTTCGTCGACGGCGACGGGCGGCGGCAGTCCCTCTGCGGCGTGTGGCGGGTCCCCGCGTTGCGGGCCGGGCTGGACCGGTTGGCGGCCGAGCGGGGTGGCAGCCTGTCCGGCGCCCCGGTCCGGGCGTTGCTGGCCGGGCTTGTGACACGGGAGGTGCCCTGGTCCGGCGACGGCCCGCCGCCGTGGTTCGACTGCGACACTGACGAGGACGTACGCCGGGCGGAGGAGTGGGCGCGATGA
- a CDS encoding DUF6457 domain-containing protein — MTVMDDWVTAACAELELDPSGVPVPAVLDLARDVAHQVLRPGAPVTAYLLGVAVGRGADPADAAARLSALAGTWPVEMGAEPADPTAP; from the coding sequence ATGACGGTGATGGACGACTGGGTCACGGCGGCGTGCGCCGAGTTGGAGCTGGACCCTTCCGGGGTGCCCGTGCCGGCGGTGCTGGATCTGGCCCGCGACGTCGCCCACCAGGTGCTGCGGCCGGGAGCGCCGGTCACCGCGTACCTGCTCGGTGTGGCCGTCGGACGGGGCGCGGACCCGGCGGACGCCGCGGCCCGGCTCAGCGCGCTGGCCGGCACCTGGCCGGTCGAGATGGGCGCCGAACCGGCGGACCCGACGGCCCCCTGA
- a CDS encoding T3SS (YopN, CesT) and YbjN peptide-binding chaperone 1 — MTADHPSASDGELPGSAAESILLDEPSTTDLRAKVTEAWREFARALAVRLRDLPVGAHLDVTLDPTASGTGDAVYSISVDVGGDGALSARAVGNATLPAGYRLDRGAVADMIALGWSPPGVVAGSGGSFGLDATTAESTRVAALLSRTLRDVYGAPHPAFLVYLVHDADGEPLAVDALGTARSEFGPDADVEADLEEALAEAAAAQAERDDVLDLADRVRTVVSTMLKSDTDRLQVDSDGDINIRAGSAMVFVRVRDNPPLVDVFSPILTEVEPTERLYVKLSELTNRMPIGRLYCADDTVWASIPVFGRNFQATHLMLAVQVMTGLADELDDRLHGEFGGKRFFGEGDKPVRRDDSEHRTGMYL, encoded by the coding sequence ATGACGGCTGACCACCCCTCGGCCTCGGACGGTGAGCTGCCCGGTAGCGCGGCGGAGTCGATCCTGCTCGACGAGCCCAGCACCACCGACCTGCGGGCGAAGGTGACCGAGGCGTGGCGGGAGTTCGCCCGCGCGCTCGCCGTACGACTGCGGGACCTTCCGGTGGGCGCGCACCTCGACGTGACGCTGGATCCCACCGCCTCCGGCACCGGAGACGCCGTCTACTCGATCAGCGTCGACGTGGGCGGCGACGGCGCGCTGTCCGCCCGCGCGGTCGGCAACGCCACGCTGCCGGCGGGCTACCGGCTGGACCGGGGCGCGGTTGCGGACATGATCGCGCTCGGCTGGTCGCCGCCCGGGGTGGTCGCCGGCTCCGGCGGGTCCTTCGGGCTGGACGCCACGACGGCCGAGTCGACCCGGGTCGCCGCGCTGCTCTCCCGCACGCTGCGGGACGTCTACGGCGCCCCGCACCCGGCCTTCCTCGTCTACCTGGTGCACGACGCCGACGGCGAGCCGTTGGCGGTGGACGCGCTGGGCACGGCGCGCAGCGAGTTCGGTCCGGACGCCGATGTCGAGGCCGACCTGGAGGAGGCGCTGGCCGAGGCCGCAGCCGCGCAGGCCGAGCGGGACGACGTGCTCGACCTGGCGGACCGGGTCCGTACCGTGGTTTCCACGATGTTGAAGTCGGACACCGACCGGTTGCAGGTCGACTCGGACGGCGACATCAACATCCGGGCCGGTTCGGCGATGGTCTTCGTGCGGGTACGGGACAACCCACCCCTGGTGGACGTCTTCTCCCCGATCCTCACCGAGGTCGAGCCGACCGAGCGGCTCTACGTGAAGCTCTCCGAGTTGACCAATCGGATGCCGATCGGCCGGCTCTACTGCGCCGACGACACGGTCTGGGCGTCCATCCCGGTCTTCGGCCGCAATTTCCAGGCCACCCATCTGATGCTCGCGGTGCAGGTGATGACCGGTCTCGCCGACGAGTTGGACGATCGTCTGCACGGCGAGTTCGGCGGCAAGCGGTTCTTCGGCGAGGGCGACAAGCCGGTTCGGCGCGACGACTCGGAGCACCGCACCGGGATGTATCTCTAA
- a CDS encoding Lrp/AsnC family transcriptional regulator, producing the protein MQIDAVDQRIIALLVADARASYADIGTRVSLSAPAVKRRVDRLRATGVIRGFTAVVDPAAVGWTTEAFVELFCAGRTTPAQIGVATRRHPEVVGAYTVSGEADALVHLRAADIAHLEAALERLRAESFVTSTRSTIVLSRLVESPGVGPSTGA; encoded by the coding sequence TTGCAGATAGACGCGGTCGACCAGCGGATCATTGCGTTACTCGTCGCCGACGCCCGTGCGTCGTACGCCGACATCGGCACCCGGGTCTCACTCTCCGCCCCGGCCGTCAAGCGTCGCGTCGACCGACTACGGGCCACCGGCGTGATCAGGGGATTCACGGCGGTGGTCGATCCGGCCGCCGTCGGGTGGACCACGGAGGCCTTCGTCGAGCTGTTCTGCGCCGGTCGGACCACCCCCGCACAGATCGGCGTGGCCACCCGCCGGCACCCCGAGGTGGTCGGCGCCTACACGGTCTCCGGCGAGGCGGACGCGCTCGTCCACCTGCGCGCCGCCGACATCGCCCACCTGGAGGCGGCACTGGAACGGCTGCGGGCCGAGTCCTTCGTGACATCTACCCGCAGCACCATCGTGCTCTCCCGGCTGGTCGAGTCACCGGGTGTGGGCCCCTCCACCGGAGCGTGA
- the ddaH gene encoding dimethylargininase produces MCSPEHFTVEYAINPWMDVTTPIDRDLAVKQWDRLRETLVGLGHEVHLLTPEYGLPDMVYAANGAFTVDGSVYGARFKHEQRAAEAAAHHAFYESQGWRFVAPSETNEGEGDFAYVPEAHGGLILAGHGFRTEIPAHAEAQEALGRPVVSLRLIDPRFYHLDVALAAIDDSNVVYFPGAFSAASQRVLTQLFPDAVIADDEDAMAFGLNLVSDGANVVLNSEATRLAGKLKAAGYTPVPVELAELKKGGGSVKCCIAELRH; encoded by the coding sequence ATGTGCTCGCCGGAGCATTTCACGGTCGAGTACGCGATCAACCCGTGGATGGACGTGACCACCCCGATCGATCGGGACCTGGCCGTCAAACAGTGGGACCGGCTGCGCGAGACGCTGGTCGGCCTCGGCCACGAGGTGCACCTGCTCACGCCCGAGTACGGCCTGCCCGACATGGTCTACGCCGCCAACGGCGCCTTCACTGTCGACGGCAGCGTGTACGGCGCACGGTTCAAGCACGAGCAGCGGGCCGCCGAGGCCGCCGCCCACCACGCCTTCTACGAGTCGCAGGGCTGGCGGTTCGTCGCGCCGAGCGAGACCAACGAGGGCGAGGGCGACTTCGCGTACGTGCCGGAGGCACACGGCGGGCTCATCCTGGCCGGGCACGGCTTCCGGACCGAGATCCCGGCGCACGCCGAGGCGCAGGAGGCGTTGGGTCGGCCGGTGGTGTCGCTGCGCCTGATCGACCCGCGCTTCTACCACCTCGACGTGGCGCTCGCGGCCATCGACGACTCGAACGTCGTCTACTTCCCGGGCGCGTTCTCCGCGGCCAGCCAGCGGGTGCTCACCCAACTCTTCCCGGACGCGGTGATCGCCGACGACGAGGACGCGATGGCCTTCGGGCTCAACCTGGTCAGCGACGGCGCCAACGTGGTGCTCAACAGCGAGGCGACCCGCCTCGCCGGCAAGCTGAAGGCCGCCGGCTACACCCCGGTTCCGGTCGAGCTGGCCGAGTTGAAGAAGGGCGGCGGCAGCGTGAAGTGCTGCATCGCCGAACTGCGGCACTGA
- a CDS encoding ABC transporter substrate-binding protein, protein MSQMNRRRALQLLAALGTTGFVAGCGSDTEAQPTADRGPVKIGLITPQGGGFKSIGEDITNGFQIFLDLHDQKLGGHPVELLTADEGDTAKTGKAAVEGLLKQGVLALTGVVNSAVMVGIRDTVEEARVPLIGSNASPSSLQSVFYIWRTSYVLDEAGRALGRYLRDQLPANGRVAIIMPENVGSPDVVRGFKQEFGATDPRISDPVTYTSATANPGKTTYASDISKALAKKPTAVFCFFAGAAAVEFIKQLREKYSGPIYAPGFLTEGTVLENLKENALGIQTALNYSADLNNTSNRVFASAYRKKHQVTPTTYAMASYDAAQVLDQAIQLTGGKPTPKDVNLALGKIGQIDSPRGIWQFNQPRTPQQKWYLREVQRDGQVMSNVLINELATLG, encoded by the coding sequence GTGTCCCAGATGAATCGCAGGCGGGCGCTCCAACTGTTGGCCGCGCTCGGTACCACCGGGTTCGTCGCCGGATGTGGCTCGGACACCGAGGCCCAGCCGACCGCCGACCGGGGCCCGGTCAAGATCGGGCTGATCACGCCCCAGGGCGGCGGCTTCAAGAGCATCGGCGAGGACATCACCAACGGCTTCCAGATCTTCCTGGACCTGCACGACCAGAAGTTGGGTGGCCACCCGGTCGAGTTGCTGACCGCCGACGAGGGCGACACCGCGAAGACCGGCAAGGCCGCCGTCGAGGGCCTGCTCAAGCAGGGCGTGCTGGCGCTCACCGGCGTGGTCAACTCGGCGGTGATGGTCGGCATCCGGGACACCGTCGAGGAGGCGCGCGTCCCGCTGATCGGCTCGAACGCCTCACCGAGCAGCCTGCAGAGCGTCTTCTACATCTGGCGGACGTCGTACGTGCTGGACGAGGCCGGTCGCGCGCTGGGTCGCTACCTGCGCGACCAGTTGCCGGCGAACGGCCGGGTCGCGATCATCATGCCGGAGAACGTCGGCAGCCCGGACGTGGTGCGCGGCTTCAAGCAGGAGTTCGGCGCTACCGACCCGCGGATCAGCGACCCGGTGACCTACACGAGCGCCACCGCCAACCCGGGGAAGACCACGTACGCGTCGGACATCAGCAAGGCGCTGGCCAAGAAGCCCACCGCCGTCTTCTGCTTCTTCGCCGGGGCGGCCGCCGTGGAGTTCATCAAGCAGCTTCGGGAGAAGTACTCCGGGCCCATCTACGCGCCCGGCTTCCTCACCGAGGGCACCGTGCTGGAGAACCTGAAGGAAAACGCGCTGGGCATCCAGACCGCGCTCAACTACTCGGCCGACCTGAACAACACGTCCAACCGGGTCTTCGCCTCCGCCTACCGCAAGAAGCACCAGGTCACGCCCACCACCTACGCGATGGCGTCGTACGACGCGGCGCAGGTGCTCGACCAGGCCATCCAGCTGACCGGCGGCAAGCCCACGCCGAAGGACGTCAACCTGGCCCTGGGCAAGATCGGCCAGATCGACAGCCCGCGCGGCATCTGGCAGTTCAACCAGCCGCGTACCCCGCAGCAGAAGTGGTACCTGCGAGAGGTGCAGCGCGACGGTCAGGTCATGTCGAACGTGCTGATCAACGAGCTGGCCACGCTGGGCTGA
- a CDS encoding alpha/beta hydrolase family protein: MPADPRAVLTRPAPKPDRTVAYGDHPDQVADLRRPAGDGPARPLVVVVHGGFWRAEYDRQHTGPLAAALAAAGYPVAQVEYRRTGQPGGGWPGTLTDVLTGVAELPALAAEALPGRVSRAAPVLLGHSAGGHLAMYVAATAPATVAGVLALAPVADLGEAYRRDLDGGAVAALLGGGPTEVPDRYAAADPRGLVPIQTRTVVMHGSEDQQVPAEMSRDFVTAARAAGSDISLVELPGCEHFGLIDPESPAWPQVLVMLRSLHDDH; encoded by the coding sequence ATGCCTGCCGACCCGCGTGCCGTGTTGACCCGGCCCGCGCCGAAACCCGACCGGACCGTGGCGTACGGCGACCACCCGGATCAGGTGGCCGACCTCCGCCGCCCGGCAGGGGACGGCCCGGCGCGGCCGCTGGTCGTCGTGGTGCACGGCGGTTTCTGGCGGGCCGAGTACGACCGCCAGCACACCGGCCCGCTGGCCGCTGCCCTCGCCGCCGCCGGTTACCCGGTGGCGCAGGTCGAGTACCGGCGCACCGGGCAGCCGGGAGGCGGCTGGCCGGGCACGTTGACCGACGTGCTGACCGGAGTGGCAGAGCTGCCCGCGCTGGCGGCCGAGGCGCTTCCCGGCCGGGTGAGCCGGGCCGCACCGGTGCTGCTCGGGCACTCCGCCGGCGGCCACCTGGCGATGTACGTGGCGGCCACCGCCCCGGCGACGGTGGCCGGGGTGCTCGCCCTGGCCCCGGTGGCCGACCTGGGCGAGGCGTACCGGCGGGACCTGGACGGGGGCGCGGTGGCCGCGTTGCTCGGCGGCGGCCCGACGGAGGTCCCGGACCGCTACGCGGCAGCCGATCCACGAGGATTGGTACCCATCCAGACACGCACAGTAGTGATGCACGGCTCCGAGGATCAACAGGTTCCCGCGGAGATGAGCCGCGACTTCGTCACAGCAGCGCGTGCCGCAGGATCCGATATCTCCCTTGTTGAACTGCCCGGATGCGAGCATTTCGGGCTGATCGATCCCGAGTCGCCAGCGTGGCCTCAGGTTCTCGTTATGTTGCGGTCCCTGCACGATGATCACTAG
- a CDS encoding bacterial proteasome activator family protein: MDPMTDARSAGQDDELGPDDSGHSGTVVVVGPDGRPIGTMQTDEGQGEDPARLVEQPAKVMRIGSMIKQLLEEVKAAPLDDASRNRMREIHERSIVELKDGLAPELRDELERISLPFTEDKAPSEGELRIAHAQLVGWLEGLFHGIQAALVAQQMAARVQLEQMRGGRQALPSGPGGMVPGMPPGIGQPGGGEGHSTGQYL, encoded by the coding sequence ATGGACCCCATGACCGACGCGCGCTCCGCTGGACAAGACGACGAGCTCGGCCCCGACGACTCCGGCCACTCCGGCACCGTTGTGGTGGTCGGCCCGGACGGCCGGCCGATCGGCACGATGCAGACCGACGAGGGGCAGGGCGAGGACCCGGCCCGCCTGGTCGAGCAGCCGGCCAAGGTGATGCGGATCGGCAGCATGATCAAGCAGTTGCTGGAGGAGGTGAAGGCCGCTCCTCTCGACGACGCCAGCCGCAACCGGATGCGGGAGATCCACGAGCGGTCGATCGTCGAGCTGAAGGATGGCCTCGCCCCGGAGCTCCGCGACGAGCTGGAGCGCATCTCGCTGCCCTTCACCGAGGACAAGGCCCCCAGCGAGGGTGAGCTGCGGATCGCGCACGCCCAGCTCGTCGGTTGGCTGGAGGGCCTGTTCCACGGCATCCAGGCGGCCCTGGTGGCCCAGCAGATGGCCGCCCGGGTGCAGCTGGAGCAGATGCGCGGCGGCCGTCAGGCCCTGCCCAGCGGCCCCGGCGGAATGGTCCCCGGGATGCCGCCCGGCATCGGCCAGCCGGGCGGCGGCGAGGGCCACAGCACCGGTCAGTACCTCTGA
- a CDS encoding HAD family hydrolase translates to MGETPRLIATDIDGTLIRDDHTVSPRTADVLARISARGTPVVLVTGRPVRWLKMVYDQLAEPLPAVCANGAVVYDPFDDEVLRADPLAPQHLAEVARRLRAEVPGISFAVEILDSRQMRHEAHYPLRWDVDPDGIRAIETPEELLSVPAVKLLARAGEQDPDAFAELIATAVAGLAEATHSSSSGLVEISAAGVTKAAGLAWYCEQIGVSAADVVAFGDMPNDVPMLTWAGRGVAVANAHRAVLAVADEVTSTNSEDGVAAYLEKVFGVG, encoded by the coding sequence ATGGGAGAGACACCCCGCCTGATCGCCACCGACATCGACGGCACGCTGATCCGCGACGACCACACCGTCAGCCCGCGCACCGCCGACGTGCTCGCGCGCATCTCCGCGCGCGGCACGCCGGTCGTCCTGGTCACCGGCCGTCCGGTCCGCTGGCTGAAGATGGTGTACGACCAACTGGCCGAGCCGCTACCGGCGGTCTGCGCCAACGGTGCCGTGGTCTACGACCCGTTCGACGACGAGGTGTTGCGGGCCGACCCGCTCGCGCCGCAGCACCTCGCCGAGGTGGCTCGACGGCTACGCGCCGAGGTGCCCGGCATCAGCTTCGCCGTGGAGATCCTGGACAGCCGCCAGATGCGGCACGAGGCGCACTATCCGCTGCGCTGGGATGTGGACCCGGACGGCATCCGGGCGATCGAGACGCCGGAGGAACTGCTCTCCGTGCCGGCGGTGAAGCTCCTCGCCCGGGCCGGTGAACAGGACCCGGACGCCTTCGCCGAGTTGATCGCCACCGCGGTCGCGGGCCTGGCCGAGGCCACGCACTCGTCGTCGTCCGGCCTGGTGGAGATCTCCGCGGCCGGGGTGACCAAGGCGGCCGGCCTGGCCTGGTACTGCGAACAGATCGGGGTGAGCGCGGCCGACGTGGTGGCCTTCGGCGACATGCCCAACGACGTGCCGATGCTCACCTGGGCCGGGCGTGGCGTGGCGGTCGCCAACGCGCACCGCGCCGTCCTGGCGGTCGCCGACGAGGTGACGTCGACGAACTCCGAGGACGGCGTGGCGGCGTACCTGGAAAAGGTCTTCGGGGTGGGCTGA
- a CDS encoding HAD family hydrolase, producing MTRPGLPKLIATDLDGTLVRSDDTVSAYTHGVLDRVRAAGIPVVGATGRGPRLTELTRNDIRAADFLVMAGGGRVVDQSDPSGPLVLRDERLPAEVLARLLADLEAAVGPLTVMVEASDEHDAPLWGDYHESWPYQDRFEARSRAECLSCDVIKAFARTADHHVDELLAVARRIVPPQVATLTQAGLGFIEICPPGVDKASGLTVVAQTLGVDPADVLVFGDMPNDLPMFEWAGWARVAVANAHPDVRAAADEVTLRNDDDGVAVYLDRLLSR from the coding sequence ATGACCCGCCCGGGACTGCCCAAGCTGATCGCGACCGACCTCGACGGGACGCTGGTCCGCAGCGACGACACCGTCTCCGCGTACACCCATGGGGTGCTCGACCGGGTGCGGGCCGCCGGGATTCCGGTGGTTGGCGCGACCGGTCGCGGCCCTCGGCTGACCGAGCTGACCCGCAACGACATCCGCGCCGCCGACTTCCTGGTGATGGCCGGCGGCGGCCGGGTGGTCGACCAGAGCGACCCGTCGGGCCCGCTGGTGCTGCGCGACGAGCGGCTGCCCGCCGAGGTGCTGGCCCGGCTGCTCGCCGACCTGGAGGCCGCTGTCGGCCCGCTGACGGTCATGGTCGAGGCATCCGACGAGCACGACGCGCCCCTCTGGGGTGACTACCACGAGAGCTGGCCCTACCAGGACCGGTTCGAGGCGCGCAGCCGCGCGGAGTGCCTCTCCTGCGACGTGATCAAGGCGTTCGCCCGGACCGCCGACCACCACGTGGACGAGCTGCTGGCGGTGGCCCGCCGGATCGTCCCACCCCAGGTCGCCACGCTCACCCAGGCCGGGCTGGGCTTCATCGAGATCTGCCCGCCCGGGGTGGACAAGGCGAGCGGGCTGACGGTGGTGGCGCAGACCCTCGGTGTCGACCCGGCCGACGTGCTGGTCTTCGGTGACATGCCCAACGACCTGCCGATGTTCGAGTGGGCCGGCTGGGCGCGGGTGGCGGTGGCGAACGCGCACCCGGACGTCCGCGCCGCCGCCGACGAGGTGACCTTGCGCAACGACGACGACGGGGTGGCGGTATATCTCGACCGGCTACTGTCCCGGTGA